In Romeriopsis navalis LEGE 11480, the following are encoded in one genomic region:
- a CDS encoding flavin monoamine oxidase family protein, whose amino-acid sequence MNTNILIIGGGLAGLSLAHQLQTAGISYHLAEARPRLGGRIHTQTVQHQDQIGHFDTGPTWFWPGQPRIAKIIADLGLASFLQYATGTLSFEDEQGNVFRNRGYASMAGSFRIKGGLTALVDRLHQQLNPSDISLEYRITELQQFPDRIIATGINAQAQIQTIDCQSVVVALPPRVAAHRITFSPPLPENAIQAMQDIPTWMAGQAKIIAVYDRPFWREAGLSGDAMSRRGPMAEIHDASPAEEGPYALFGFVGVPAIHRQTNTDRLRETAQKQLVRLFGPAATNPIELILQDWALEPETATDLDLAPQYSHPAYGLPQAITGLWKNQLIFGSTEVAATFGGYLEGALEVAEIVAQNLIKSHIQK is encoded by the coding sequence GTGAATACAAACATTTTGATCATCGGGGGTGGTCTCGCCGGACTCTCCCTCGCCCACCAACTGCAAACTGCCGGTATCTCCTACCACTTAGCCGAAGCGCGTCCCCGCCTCGGCGGTCGCATTCACACCCAAACCGTGCAACACCAAGATCAAATCGGCCATTTCGATACTGGCCCCACTTGGTTTTGGCCGGGTCAACCCCGCATTGCCAAGATCATCGCCGACCTCGGATTAGCGTCCTTCCTCCAATATGCCACTGGCACACTTAGCTTCGAAGACGAGCAGGGAAACGTCTTTCGGAATCGCGGCTACGCTTCAATGGCCGGTTCCTTCCGAATCAAAGGCGGTCTAACCGCATTAGTCGATCGACTCCATCAGCAACTCAACCCATCCGATATATCCCTGGAATACCGCATCACCGAACTCCAGCAGTTTCCCGATCGCATCATCGCCACCGGCATTAACGCCCAAGCACAAATCCAAACGATCGACTGCCAAAGCGTCGTAGTCGCCCTCCCGCCACGAGTCGCGGCCCATCGCATCACCTTCTCACCGCCACTGCCAGAAAACGCCATCCAAGCCATGCAAGACATCCCCACCTGGATGGCAGGCCAAGCCAAAATTATCGCCGTCTACGATCGTCCCTTCTGGCGCGAAGCTGGACTATCCGGCGACGCCATGAGTCGGCGTGGTCCCATGGCCGAAATCCATGACGCCTCCCCCGCTGAAGAAGGCCCCTATGCTTTATTTGGCTTCGTGGGTGTCCCGGCAATTCACCGTCAAACAAACACCGATCGTCTGCGTGAAACAGCCCAAAAACAGCTTGTGCGTCTCTTCGGCCCTGCTGCCACAAATCCGATCGAACTCATCCTTCAAGACTGGGCCTTGGAACCCGAAACTGCCACTGACTTAGACCTCGCACCACAGTACAGCCACCCCGCCTACGGCCTCCCCCAGGCAATAACCGGACTATGGAAAAACCAACTCATATTTGGCTCCACCGAAGTTGCCGCCACATTCGGTGGCTATCTCGAAGGCGCACTTGAAGTAGCCGAAATAGTCGCACAGAACTTAATCAAATCACATATACAGAAATAA
- a CDS encoding SDR family NAD(P)-dependent oxidoreductase codes for MNNPQPLIIVAGAGAGLGQSLLHRFEAGEYKAIGLVRTLPTQPTNLDLHQIDLTDSAAAIALITDLISTYGPPKVVIHNTAELIIQPFAETTLEDFERCWQSMVQAAIIVAQSVLQPMVRGGGGAFIVSGATASLRGGAKFSAFASAKFALRGLTQSLAREYQPAGISAWSHEIDLRPRTENF; via the coding sequence ATGAACAACCCGCAACCCTTAATCATTGTCGCCGGAGCTGGAGCCGGTCTGGGGCAATCACTATTACATCGCTTTGAAGCCGGTGAATACAAAGCGATCGGCTTAGTTCGCACGCTCCCAACACAGCCAACAAATCTGGATTTGCACCAAATTGACCTCACCGATTCCGCCGCCGCGATCGCCCTCATCACCGACTTAATCAGCACCTACGGCCCCCCCAAAGTCGTCATCCATAACACCGCCGAATTAATCATCCAACCCTTTGCCGAAACCACCCTCGAAGACTTTGAACGGTGCTGGCAATCGATGGTTCAAGCTGCCATCATCGTCGCCCAATCCGTTCTGCAACCCATGGTCCGGGGTGGCGGGGGGGCATTTATCGTCTCTGGTGCCACCGCCAGTCTTAGAGGCGGTGCGAAATTCTCTGCTTTTGCCTCCGCCAAATTTGCGCTTCGGGGTCTGACTCAATCCCTCGCCCGCGAATATCAGCCCGCTGGTATCTCCGCTTGGTCCCACGAGATTGATCTACGCCCCCGCACCGAAAACTTTTAA